The Labeo rohita strain BAU-BD-2019 unplaced genomic scaffold, IGBB_LRoh.1.0 scaffold_1562, whole genome shotgun sequence genome segment GTACAGTAATGTTGAGATGTTCTGATGACATTGTTTGATAACGCTGAGGTCCTTCTGCTTCCAGCTCTGCTTCACACCAGTATTGAGCTCCATCATCAGATCTGTTTGGCTGGATCTTGAGTTTACGTATGTTTTTGACTGGAGTCTTGATGGTGTCAGTGAAGATGGTTTTATTCTGTTTGTACCATCTCACTGTAATACTTTTAGTAGGAGCCCCATTCTTAATGAGACACTGGAGCTCATAATTCTCGTCCGCTATCACTGGTCCTGTGTGATTCACAAAGCTGATGGAAATATCTGGAAGACACATTAAGCATAACAGAGTAGCTGAAATCCCAAATACTTCAAATAAgtgcaaaatacaaataattttaattcatagaaataaaaacattacagaaaattatttttaaaaacatattgtgACGGGAGGAGCaaaacgacagacacagtgggcgtggcGTTTTATTAAACAACAAACAAGTGTCCAAAAGGGGGGgaataaaagtgtccaaaataaacagggggtctggtgtcctcgacgtgcaggggttccgtgaaggaggggcagtgttcagaagggaagggtccaggtaaggggcagAGTCCGGCAGCCGCACTCGCTCCCCGCCGGGGTCCGTGGCACTAGTGGTAGCGGCTTCCTTCAGCGGCTTCATCCATCATTTCATCACGGCACTTCCGAGGCGGGTAAATCGGCCCGGCATCCTAGCCCACAGCCGTCTGGGCACTTTTATTccccccctttttggacacttttgtttattgtttaatcaAAGCCTCTCCAGGGCCTGACaccacgcccactgtgtctgtcgttaTGCTCCTCCCGTCACAATATCCACACACAAACTAACTAAGTGAGCAATAATATCAAGCCCAATCTGTGCTGGGCAGGAGCTAGTTACTAGTAACACATTatagtaatatgtgaccctggaccacaaaaccagtcataaaggtcagtttatacatcatctaagctttccattgacgtatggtCTGACAGGACAGAATTtgcctgagatacaactatttgaaaatctgtagtCTGAAGgtgccaaaaaatgaaaaaaaaaagtataataatcacctctaaagttgtccaaatgatgttcttagcaatgtatattactaataaaagattaagttttgatatattcatggtaggaaatttacaaaatatctttatggaacatgatctttatttatatcctaatgatttttaccCATAtcattggctattgctacaaatacacctgtgctacttgtgactggttttgcggtccagcgtcacatatattactttccctggtaactagtagtgtaactaattactaataaaatttaagtaataataCTACAGTTACAATCCAAAAAATGGCTAGTTACAAGTTGTGTAGTGGTACTTTGACTTTGTCTACTGCGAATGCCAAGATGTTTGGTTGGTTACTATGTTGCTGCTTTATTAAATAACAGaagttgtttaaaatattgtggCTTGTCATCAGTTTGAGCCAGTTGTACTCTTCACTTATCTGTAACTTTCATGGATTCAAAGgctacaaaaataaagcaattaaattattgttatgttttgagTTGTACAAATGAGTCGgaccagaaaaaatatttagagacttcttaacaaatcaaggagaagagtgcaattAAACTCTCTGAGGAAGGAGGTCATTTGTGGTTTGCCAAAGTAAagcaggatttccagggcaagaaccttgataacatttgtgtttgttcttatcatttccggtcaggtaaaaatcttaattaatacGGCTCAAACTATTGTGTGAACTACTGCTAAgtctttcctgcttactaagtccttctttaTATGAGTTAGCagcttacacacattttttccaaggtttagacagcataaattagcagatcaacatattcagtagtacattaaccgtgcaatcagTGCTGTTGTTTATATCTGAATATCTCCAACATGGCTGTGGATCCGGGTAACTGATCAAACTGTGACATAAGCGTTAATGCTCTATTCATTCAACTTCCTATTTTGTATTGTTATCAGTGTGGTATTTCCAGGAAATGCCAGAGGGCTGAGATGTTTTCCACTTTGTGGTCACATTTTCTCTGTACCCcttctacaaaaaaataataataaataataataataatacatttaaaaaaaaaaaaaacaactcttaAACCAGCCTACACTAGCTGGTTTATGAAGCTAGGTGAAGCTAATATTAAGCTGATTTAACATTAGCTGGACAGCCCCAAACCCTCCACCTAAGGACAGTAAACCAGCTTTTTAGGCTACATGATTTAAGATGTTTTAGCAGGAACCCAAACACAGTGGCACGTGTGAGTTGTTCAAGCAAGAGAATAGATTTGCAAGTCTCAGCTTACTAAAAATGAGCATGTAAACATTTGGCAGTAATCACagtaaaacaaaactgttatGTTTCCACATAAATACTAGCTTCAGGAGACTCTAACTTAAATTTAAAGGTAAGTATACATTTTCAAAGCTAACTACAGTATATTCGCAGTTACTGACAGACTACTTTTTTGTCTGCCTGTGGTTAAACTGCTATGTGCAGGCTGTTAATGATAACAAACACAGTGTATTTATCTTGTTTGACAACGTTATTCTATCGCTATTTGAACAGTGTTGCTCAAACACTTTCAGATGGGAGTCAAAGCGGAGGAAATAAAATACCACGGCCTTTTAATCACCTTTCTCAAGTTTAACACGGAAAACGgttctaaaaaaatatcaaataaaaaaatactcgTTATATAAATGTCCTACCATCCAACGCGTACGGCAGCAACAGCACATCCAAAAAGAGACACGTGAAGAAAATCCAATCGCTCCGCGCCGTCATTTTTAGCTGTAACTTAGCTGCGCTGTATCGACACCGTTTTTAACCAGCTAAcggtgtttaattaattaataaaacaacacaccGTCTTGGACCCTTCATTTATCGCAGGAAACCACTGCCCAGTCTGCCCTCGCATAGCTGCCtgttttagttaatgttaaccCTCCCCCACACATCTCTCTAAAAGTGCACGTTGCAACTTTATTCATTTGCACCCTGTCACGACAAACGGAAAACTGAGCTCATTCACATATCTTTTAGATAAGGCAAAGCGTTTTGAACATCGCATTATGTGTTTAAAGACCACCTCTGAAAAACTCTTTACTGCACCGCATTTCCCTTCGTTGTCAACACATCCTCCAGCTCGGTTATCGAGGCTAAATAAGGGTGGGtctatataaaaacatatcaCTTCCCACAACGCTATCTTTGTCAAAGTCACACTGGATTCCCAGACATTTGTCATCGTGACATATGTATGCTCCCTACTATACAGTATGCACAAAGGAATAAATACATGAGATTCGAGTGTGCAACCAGTGCATCCCTCATAAGCGTCCTTGTGACTGAATTGCCCAGTTAACAGAAACATATCTGTTGTACAAGCTGGCAACACTCCGCGAGTTGAGCTGAATAGGGCATTCAGTAGTGTTCTTCAGTAGTGTGTGCTTTACTACAAATAGCTATAGAACCACAAGTAGATGttgtaaccagtgttggggagcaaattacatgtaacggaatgacctaatttaattataagataaatgtaattgtaatttgttacagtcactgagaaaaaaatgtatcattaaatttacatttttattttcgaaaatgttaatgattacaaagggggttacatctgaattttttcacacgcACCCCAACATACAGAttcaattgacttctttcataaattgcattgactgctctaaaatgagacaccaatgtttcaggagtttaggacacagaataattttatttcctatttgggtttatacgtatacttttttttaagattaattgttttttctcCAAGGCATTGATGCCAGTGTtcataactatgcaaaaaaattatttcaaaaccagtatcatagctattaaactatttcttgttatgattttaattctgtatttaacctcattATGATctaaaagtaaataagaggtattaggtctgaatttgtggtggctgtgttttaattaaattattataattgtgatcctggatcacaaaaccagtcataagggtcagtttttcaaaactgagatttatacatcaccaaagctgaatatataagctttccattgatgtatggtttgttaggataggataatatttggccgagatacaactatttcagtatatggaatctgagggtgcaaaaaaatcaaaatttagagaaaatcacctttaaatttgtcaaatgaagttcttaacaatgcatattactaatcaaaaattacgttttgatatatttacagtaggaattttacaaaatatcttcatggaacatgatgtttacttaatttcttaatgatttttgccataaaagaaaaatcaatcattttgacccatagaatgtaattttagctattgctacaaatatacccagcgacttaagactggttttgtggtccagggtcatatatggctctgtggaatgcttgattctgattggtcagccatGACatttccaaggtatgttattcccctataacaactggtaaaagcatCTGGGCAACTTAAGTTGGCGCTATAcacttgatagtttttcttggtggaagcattgcatttggttagctaataaaatattaaaactcaatttaatattatgtgtacagtttgcttaattctgtcatcctggtattgtgGACTCGCTCTGTTGTTTCATGCAagcgcagctgctgccattttttttgtacactgtaatggattataagataactaacaaacttgtattgtaagtactagtacttaattatttatgtggtgaaatgttgtgtaatgaAAGTGGCATGGCTGCACTGTATCCTTTAATTGtttgtctagtttgaacttgctgcTTGCTaacaactgatttcttcatggaagctctgtgttcaaatatttcaactcagatcagtgtttcatgtctaattattcacttttgtggcaagcagctgtgtaataagtgggataatgtacatccagccagttgttatcgcaaaataaagatgtatattatcccttacttattataatcttaattcaagtgattaaggattttaaaagtctgacagtaatcagtgttgagtgagttaagtaaggttaactctgcctggtttaaatgtttcaaaattattaacagttgaaaatattagaaatttagaaaagaaatcaaaaagaaatcaaatgtaataagttacattactttaataaacttccttattttaatttacttattacattttaaatagagtaacttttgtctgtaacctattacatttacaaagtaaccttcccatcAATGTCATAActaatgacactgatgtacaaaaGATGTACAGTTGAACTCAAAAGTttccatacaccttgcagaatctgcaagatattaattatgttaccaaaataatagggttaatacaaaatgcatgttattttttaattagtactgacctgggtttcagtgacatttcacataaaaaatggcTACATAGTCCACAggggaaaataatagttgaattcataaaaattaccctgtttaaaagtttacatacgcttgattcttaatactgtgttgtcacctgaatgattcaaagctgtttttttgtttagtgatagttgttcatgagttccttgtttctTAAACTGCTCGCtgtacttcagaaaaatccttcaggtcccacaaattctttggtttttcagcatttttgtgtatttgaaccctctcttacaatgactgtatgattttgagatccatcttttcaccctgaggacaactgagggactcatattcaactattacagaaggttcaaatgatCACTgctgctccagaaggaaaatcaatgcattaagagctacGGGGTGAAAACTtaatgaatttgaaaatcagggtaaatttacttgttttgtcttttgggaaacatgtaaatatcttctgaaggacagtactaaataaaaaaaaaatatgatatgtatgcaaaataagaaaaatgtacacatattcattctgttcaaaagtttacaacccttgctcttaatgcatcgtttttccttctggagcatcagtgagtgtttgaaccttttgtaatagttgaatatgagtccctcagttgtcctcagtctgaaaagatgaatctcaaaatcatacagtcattgttagaaagggttcaaatacacaaatatgttgaaaaaccaaaatatttgtgggacctaaaggatttttctaaagaacagcgggcagtttaactgttcaggacaaacaaggaactcatgaacaactatcactaaacaaaaaaactgtggatcattcgggtaacaacacagtaatataaaaatcaagtgttgaatcatttttatgaattcagctATTAAATTCTCTTGACTgtgtgtaaacatcttttatgtggtcagtactaaataaaaaataacatgcatattgTATGACCAGCCaaattccttttttctttcttaatatctatatttatctTAGTAACTAAATATCTTAGTAACTTCTTAACAGTTTCAGCATCAGAATGCACAGCTGTACATAAGGCATTTCTAACCAAAAAGACAACAGTAACCAAAAACATTTGCACTTGCACAGATATCAACGTATCAGCCAACCAAACATAAACCAAAATACATGCACAGTTAATGCTTCCAAacaagttttgaaaaatgccataCACATGcaattttctgaaaaattattttctctctctctctctctctctctctctatatatatatatatatatatgtatagaaacatgactgaggtgagacccttaaGCAAGGCACTGAGTCCCCAACTGCTCCTCGGGCACAACTGCATTGGCTGCTCACTGATCTGGGTGTAAGTTCACAATTTGTGTGTGAGtatttgttcactactcactgctgtatgtgtgtgtgtgtgtgtgtgtgtgcagagcatacttggccacacatcaTGTCCTCTCCTTTCCTTTTATTTCAAACCCGGAAAGACATAAgtacacacaatttttcaagtttaagtccaccaatGTTAATCGACTCTCCTGTCtaatttgtttgtaaacaaatcacATAGACAAAGACTCAGTAAACAGGAAAGgctgcaatattttgacaaactaaagttaatggGTGGTAAAGAtgcgtacgagcagtattaattaagatattagctataaagatatttaatatttcagctacctgactggaaatgatgaaaacatgaatgttgtcgagattcttgccctggaaatccaagttcagtttggccaaccacaaactaCTTCCTTCATCTGAGAGTTTTTTggactcttctccttgatttgttataacttttgtcagtctacagtacttcaaatgttttttctggTCCGAACGATTAGTACAGACCAAATAATTGACAAATAAtttaccattttcagcagcaataatcagcaaaatatgcaggtttagtttggttcagtggcattgtttgtgTTCAGTGCAGCCAATATGGCCAATTaatgacgtgttgtgaaaacactcttgCAAATTGATGTCTCTTAATcgtatttttgtaatgtattatcttaattatgaacacactggtttgttgtgcaaacagttttactgtttactgcacgttgttattcttctcattatttgtttatagcagctaatgaactggTCTCATCCATAGGCTTGCTTCTGACTTTAAGTATGTGGATAAATTTTCAGCTGGTTTGAGCGATTTTTCTTTGTGAGTAGTAGCATAACCaaacagtaaatttttgttACGGTTTTTCAATTTTATCTTATATAGTAACCAAAGATGTTTATCAAACATCAGAAATGCCACTCGTTCATGCACAAGAGCATGTCAGGGGAGGCGCACAgagtggtaaaataataattaattattgattactaattggAATCAGTattagtattgtttttttaattagtactgacctgaataagatatttcacataaaagatgtttacatacagtccacaaaagaaaataatagttgaatttataaaaattaccctgttcaaaagtttacatatgcttgattcttaatactgtgttgttacccgaatgattcacagctgtttttttttagtgatagttgttcatcagtcccttgtttgtcctgaacagttaaactgcctgctgtttatctgaaccctttccaacaatgactgtatgattttgagatccatcttttgacactgaggtaaactgagggactcatatgaaaCTGTTACAGagggttcaaacactcactgatgctccagaaggaaaaaacgacACTTAAAGAGTTGGGGGgtgtacttattttgtcttcttggaaacatgtaagtatcttctgtagccttactactaaatgaaaaaatatgatatttaggcaaaataagaaaaatgtgcacatctttgatctgttcaaaagtttacacccctggctgagaccctcagttgtcctcagtatgaaaagatggatctcaaaatcatacagtcatcgttagaaaaggttcaaatacacaaaaatgcttaaaaaccactgtaggacctgaaggatttttctcagGAACACCAAGcagttttaactgttcaggacagaATCATGTCTATGTAAACACTTGAACAAGGGCATTTTTATACgtacaactattattattactttcttgtgggctatatgtaaacatcttttatgtgaaatatcttattcaggtcagtactacataaataataacatgcatttcataaataattaatattttgcagattctgcaaggtgtatgtaaatttgacctcaactgtacatccACATGCAATAAAACTTGGCTATTTTATTGTGTATGTTGGTAGTCCACAAGTTTGCCATCATTTTAAAACCACGCAACCagccaaattccattttttaaatatcttagtAACTTCTTAACAGTTTCAGTGTCAGAATGAACAATGTAGAAACATGCAGCTGTAAATAAAGCTTTTCTAACCAAAAAGACAACAGTAAGCAAAAACATTTGCACTTGCACAGATATCAACGGATCAGCCAGCAAAACACgaacaaaataaatgcactgTTAATGCATGCTACAAACTGGCAGCTAGTTGGATGCTCTGAATAACGCCATACACGTGCAAgcttataaaaaattattttggctATTGTGGAATACATCAGCCAGGTTGGAGccatatgaaaacaaaaaggcTTAATCTATATTCAGTCTTTGCATTTCCAAATAGGAATGATTATAACCACCATTGCTAAGAATTTTACAGGTACTGCAGTCACAGTGTATTTTTACACTTAGcacagttttaaaattaaaattttaatttcaatttttaaattttaattatttttacattttacattttattttatatttacatttttacatttaattatattttacattaatgaatgaaaatagaaatacaGTTAAATTAATACTTGCTAACACAtactacaaacaaaacagacaacTATGTGTATtccatataataaataaagattactTTCTACACAAAATTAGATTCCATTTACAAAGCGATCATATAGCTTAGGCACAAAGAAATTCATCCTAAAGTCAGTACAAAATGATAACCTCTAGTTCAGTGTCTTTTTCAGCATAGttgtaatactatatatatatatatatatatatatatatatatatatatatatcagaatgATTAACATGCCTGAAACATACAATATAAGTAtagtttttttataaaaacatacaagaaTTCAATAAAAGCCCAATAAGGATGCTACTCAACCATTTTTAGTTGATCAGCATCCTCAGACAACAGTGTTAGTGTTTGATCTGTGAAGACAGCACTGAACACTGATCCATATGATCTCTCTTTACAGTCTGATCAGACAGAAAGGCTCAGCAAATGGATCCAACTTAGGGAGTCATAACCAAAGCAGAGATATTACTCTGACAGAGCTCCTTCATAGGGACTTTTTTTGGCTGCTCTAACAGTTCTTTACGTGCATTAGGGTTCTTCACATCATAACGGCCCATCCTGGTTTTTTTGTAGTAGGTCAGGTAGATGTAGATGAAGATGATTGAGATGACCACCACTACAGCAACAATAATGCCTACTATTATGGGTATGTAATTCACtgtgtcaaaaataaaaacaaatatatgagTAAATCAGCAATTTGGTGAATGAAATCCAAGCAAGCAAATGTTGGGATAGATCTCTATCCTGCATCATGCCTTCAAcatattaaaagtaaagcaGCTAATCTAAATCAGTCTAGTGTGATCACAGTGACATTAACACTGCAAGCAGAGCACTACAAGACCAACAAACCAAGCAGCTTcttacaaatgtacaaataatttgtgaaagGCCAAAGCACTAACCACAAAAGAAGCCGTGCTGAAAATCAGAAAGTTGTGTGAAAATTGGTTTAGGATGGACGAATGAAATTAGCATTAGTCaaagacaaaaagtcaaaagacaaaaagaatCAGTCACATGCATGCATGATTTTTAACAGAGGAACTTCAAATGACCTAACATAAAATCTACCCTGACAACATGATCATTTGGATATTTAATATAACCAAAATAAGCATTTTGCTTAATATCAGACTAATACAATTCTGAAACAGCCACAAATACTCTCTGTAGTAGTACTGTCAGTATTACTAAAGCAAATTGAAACAGCTGTTTGAAGTCAGTGGAAAATGACACACAAAAGCATAGTTACCTGGTTTGTACACTTTTACTTGTCTGGTGGTCGTGTCAACAGAATTGCTTGCATTGCAGTGCACATTCTCAGGTGTTGACTCTGATACAGTAAGTTTGTCACCATCTACATTTTCACTGAGGCTCCAGCTGATTTTTGGTTTTGGGTTTCCTTCAGCTTCACAAACAAGCACCACTGAATAGCCTCGAAATACAGTCACTGTGGAGGGCAGTTTGGTCTCATTGATGATCGGTTTAACTACAGGAAGAATccaaaaacaaaagcttttagTATCTGtgtactgcattttaaatttcttaTGTTAATCCATATTCATTTTAACTCGTAGTTTTCAACCAAACtactcaaattaagatatttgacTCAAAAAAGTCACATGCTGCATCAGGTCTGCTTGATTTGGACATGTTAACATGTTCTAAAAAAGATTAATCATAGAAGCTGATAGATCTTACATACAGTGTACAGTAATGTTGAGAggttctgatgttttttttggagGAGGTTGAGGTCCTTCTGCTCCCAGATCCAGCTCTGCTTCACACCAGAATTGAGCTCCATCATCAGCTCTGTTTGCAGTGATCAGGAGTTTGGCGACTTCATTCACTGGTTTCCTGCTGGTATCAGTGAAAGTGGTTTGACTCAGCAGAGTTTGTCCTTTGTACCATTTGACAGTGAGATTCTGAACAGGAGCCACATCTTGAACATCACACTGGAGCTCATACTGCTCTCCCTCTATCATTGGTCCAGTGTGATTCACAATGCTGATGGACACACTGTCTGGAGTCTCTGTGGAGGAAGATTTACACACTCTGAAATCTGCAGTGATGAATGTACATTTAATAGATATTTCTgagaatgaaaacaaaaaaatatcaataacagAGAAACTCACTGTAAACAGTTACTGGGAGCTCTTCTTCACACTGTGTA includes the following:
- the LOC127158553 gene encoding hemicentin-1-like, which translates into the protein MKKGSFSLTSSIWRLYGFCFLYFSLVTGTQAKCPVQLSQKSVVVEYGGSVAVNCTASVPHDGMGWEASEGGVDKTRDSVVTWTVSDLREWDIKPFCYINYNKTHDTQCEEELPVTVYKTPDSVSISIVNHTGPMIEGEQYELQCDVQDVAPVQNLTVKWYKGQTLLSQTTFTDTSRKPVNEVAKLLITANRADDGAQFWCEAELDLGAEGPQPPPKKTSEPLNITVHFKPIINETKLPSTVTVFRGYSVVLVCEAEGNPKPKISWSLSENVDGDKLTVSESTPENVHCNASNSVDTTTRQVKVYKPDISISFVNHTGPVIADENYELQCLIKNGAPTKSITVRWYKQNKTIFTDTIKTPVKNIRKLKIQPNRSDDGAQYWCEAELEAEGPQRYQTMSSEHLNI